From a region of the Methylomonas rapida genome:
- a CDS encoding SirB2 family protein, with amino-acid sequence MKHLHLLFVALVITSFLWRVYLAEKNPEKLAEKWLKILPHGLAAGLLLSGIGLVFQGNWADNYGWIVAKVLLMVAFIVLGIFTMKEQGSRRRAFLAGALLCFIYIVKIAVSKQVFFL; translated from the coding sequence ATGAAACATTTACATTTATTGTTTGTCGCCCTGGTCATCACCAGCTTTTTATGGCGGGTTTATCTAGCCGAAAAGAACCCCGAGAAGTTGGCCGAAAAATGGCTGAAAATTCTACCGCATGGTCTGGCGGCAGGTTTGTTGCTGTCCGGCATCGGATTGGTATTCCAGGGTAATTGGGCGGACAACTACGGCTGGATAGTTGCCAAGGTGTTGTTGATGGTGGCTTTTATCGTGCTTGGAATTTTCACCATGAAAGAACAAGGCAGCCGGCGCAGGGCTTTTCTTGCCGGCGCGCTGCTCTGTTTTATTTACATCGTCAAAATTGCCGTCAGCAAACAGGTATTTTTTCTTTAA
- the ppx gene encoding exopolyphosphatase translates to MSNPIPTNVAAVDLGSNSFHMIICSLKDGKLQTIDRLKEMVRLAAGLDENKYLDSATQEKALACLERFGQRISNFPPNSVRIVGTNTLRLAKNAHQFIVKAEKALGHPIHIISGIEEARLIYQGVAHSLSSNANNRFVMDIGGSSTEYIIGKQDIPHTKESLNMGCVTVSQSFFRNGALSKKAFKKATLFAEHHLEPFQSTFNSQHYDEAIGASGSLKAISNVLETSGFSNNGITLDGMEQLVAHLHTLDHVDQISFPALSIERRPVFIGAVAIVYATFKTLNIQQMTVSDGALREGLVYDLVGRIYNHDTRSQTSQIIAERYHTDRRHSKQLKETMRYMVAQLEHHPCFADNSASLQFLEWAADLHEIGFEIAHSQYHKHSAYIIENGDLAGFSKQDQLILSRLVRSHRKRFKESRFEDLPPPWNKHTTIMSVIFRLATLLHRNRQAVRPDFRIGIDGKDIELTFPEAWLEQAPLTCADLKQEAQYLKEARFNLSF, encoded by the coding sequence GTGTCCAACCCAATACCCACCAATGTCGCCGCCGTTGACCTAGGCTCCAACAGCTTTCACATGATCATCTGCAGCCTGAAAGACGGCAAACTGCAAACCATAGACCGCCTGAAAGAAATGGTAAGACTGGCGGCAGGCCTGGATGAGAATAAATATCTGGATTCGGCCACGCAGGAAAAGGCGCTCGCCTGCCTGGAACGCTTCGGCCAACGCATCAGCAACTTTCCACCCAACAGCGTGCGCATCGTCGGCACCAACACCCTGCGCTTGGCCAAAAATGCTCACCAATTTATCGTCAAGGCGGAAAAAGCCCTGGGCCATCCGATCCATATCATTTCGGGCATAGAGGAAGCGCGGCTGATTTACCAAGGCGTCGCCCATAGCCTGTCCAGCAACGCCAACAATCGCTTCGTGATGGACATCGGCGGCAGCAGCACCGAGTACATCATCGGCAAACAGGATATTCCCCATACCAAGGAAAGCCTGAACATGGGCTGCGTCACCGTCAGCCAGTCTTTTTTCAGGAACGGCGCGCTGTCCAAAAAAGCCTTCAAAAAAGCGACATTATTCGCCGAGCACCATCTGGAACCGTTTCAAAGCACCTTCAACAGTCAACACTACGATGAAGCGATCGGCGCATCCGGCAGCTTGAAAGCCATCAGCAACGTACTGGAAACCTCCGGCTTCAGCAACAACGGCATCACGCTCGACGGCATGGAACAATTGGTCGCGCATTTACACACCCTGGACCATGTCGATCAAATCAGCTTTCCTGCATTAAGCATCGAAAGACGCCCGGTGTTCATCGGCGCCGTGGCGATAGTCTATGCCACCTTCAAGACCTTGAACATCCAGCAAATGACGGTATCCGACGGTGCTTTGCGCGAAGGTCTGGTATATGACCTGGTCGGCCGCATTTACAATCACGACACCCGTTCGCAAACCAGCCAAATCATCGCCGAGCGTTATCACACCGACAGACGCCATTCAAAACAACTCAAGGAAACCATGCGTTACATGGTGGCCCAGTTGGAACACCATCCCTGCTTTGCCGACAACTCCGCCAGCCTGCAATTTTTGGAATGGGCCGCGGATTTGCATGAAATCGGCTTCGAGATCGCGCATAGCCAATATCACAAACATAGCGCCTATATCATCGAAAACGGCGATCTGGCCGGCTTTTCCAAACAGGATCAATTGATACTATCCCGCCTGGTTCGTAGCCACCGCAAAAGATTCAAGGAATCCCGTTTCGAAGACCTGCCTCCGCCATGGAACAAACACACCACCATCATGAGCGTTATTTTCCGTTTGGCGACTCTGTTGCATCGCAATAGACAAGCCGTCCGCCCTGATTTTCGGATTGGCATTGACGGTAAGGATATAGAGCTGACCTTTCCAGAAGCCTGGCTGGAACAGGCTCCGCTGACGTGCGCCGATCTGAAACAGGAAGCCCAATATTTGAAAGAGGCCAGGTTCAATCTGTCTTTTTAA
- a CDS encoding ABC transporter ATP-binding protein, which translates to MKALSIQNLKKTYKNGFQALKGVDLEVECGDFFALLGPNGAGKSTMIGIISSLVTKSSGVVNIFGHDLDKDNGRAKSCIGLVPQEVNFNQFETVKNVVLNQAGYYGIPRKLAQVQAEYCLRQMDLWDKRDSVSRRLSGGMKRRLMIARAMVHKPRLLILDEPTAGVDIEIRRSMWQMMQDVNREGTTIILTTHYLEEAESLCRNIAIINNGEIVEKSGMSALLNRIHTDHFVFDIAQRLDSAPVIEGCDIELVDGHVLNVAVPKSYGLNRLFQELSSLRIDVLSLKNKSNRLEQLFIDLVQ; encoded by the coding sequence ATGAAGGCTTTATCTATTCAGAATCTAAAAAAGACCTATAAAAACGGCTTCCAGGCCTTGAAAGGTGTGGATCTGGAGGTCGAATGCGGTGACTTTTTTGCGTTATTGGGTCCCAATGGCGCCGGTAAGTCGACCATGATAGGCATCATCAGTTCCCTGGTCACCAAAAGCAGCGGTGTGGTCAATATTTTTGGTCATGATTTGGATAAAGACAACGGGCGGGCCAAGAGCTGTATCGGTCTGGTGCCCCAGGAAGTCAATTTCAATCAATTCGAAACCGTGAAAAACGTGGTGCTGAATCAGGCAGGCTATTACGGCATTCCACGTAAGCTGGCGCAAGTGCAGGCCGAGTATTGCCTGCGGCAAATGGATTTGTGGGACAAGCGCGATAGCGTGTCGCGGCGTTTGTCGGGCGGCATGAAGCGGCGCCTGATGATAGCGCGCGCGATGGTGCACAAACCGCGTTTATTGATTCTGGATGAGCCGACGGCTGGCGTGGACATCGAAATCCGCCGCTCGATGTGGCAAATGATGCAGGATGTCAACCGCGAGGGTACTACCATCATTTTGACCACCCATTATCTGGAGGAGGCCGAAAGCCTGTGCCGCAACATTGCCATCATCAACAATGGCGAAATCGTGGAAAAATCGGGCATGAGCGCGTTGTTGAACCGGATTCACACCGATCATTTCGTGTTCGACATTGCTCAGCGATTGGACAGCGCGCCAGTCATCGAAGGTTGTGACATCGAATTGGTGGATGGCCATGTGTTGAATGTGGCCGTGCCGAAAAGTTACGGCCTCAATCGGCTGTTTCAGGAACTATCGTCTTTACGTATCGACGTATTGAGCCTGAAAAACAAATCCAACCGTCTCGAACAACTGTTTATCGATTTGGTGCAATGA
- a CDS encoding ABC transporter permease translates to MNYSVAFFTILFKEIRRFTRIWPQTLLPPAITTALYFLIFGKLIGDRIGTVHGVSYMDYIVPGVILMSVISHSYSNVVSSFYSTKFQHHIEELLVAPVPNWVILTGYVCGGIARGGMVGCVVAAISMLFSPISVMHWGVTVAVLGLTATLFALAGFINAVFADSFDDISIIPNFVLTPLSYLGGVFYSLAMLPPVWQAIAQGNPILYMINAFRFGLIGVSDVDIMLAFEMTAGFIVFLSVFSLWLLHKGVGIKN, encoded by the coding sequence ATGAATTATTCCGTCGCCTTTTTTACCATCCTGTTCAAGGAAATTCGCCGCTTTACCCGGATCTGGCCGCAAACGCTGTTGCCGCCCGCCATTACCACGGCCTTGTATTTCCTGATTTTCGGCAAACTGATCGGCGACAGGATAGGCACGGTGCATGGCGTCAGTTATATGGATTACATCGTGCCGGGCGTGATTCTGATGTCGGTGATCAGTCACTCTTATTCCAACGTGGTGTCGTCGTTTTATTCCACCAAGTTTCAGCATCATATCGAAGAATTGCTGGTGGCGCCGGTGCCCAACTGGGTGATCTTGACCGGCTATGTCTGCGGGGGGATCGCGCGCGGCGGCATGGTCGGGTGCGTGGTGGCGGCGATATCGATGTTGTTTAGTCCTATCAGCGTGATGCATTGGGGTGTCACGGTCGCAGTGCTGGGCTTGACGGCGACCTTGTTCGCGTTGGCGGGTTTCATCAACGCGGTATTTGCCGACAGTTTCGACGACATTTCGATCATTCCCAATTTCGTGTTGACCCCGTTGAGCTATTTGGGCGGGGTGTTTTATTCCCTGGCCATGTTGCCGCCCGTTTGGCAAGCCATTGCTCAAGGCAATCCAATTCTTTACATGATCAATGCCTTCCGCTTTGGTCTGATCGGTGTTAGCGACGTCGATATCATGCTGGCGTTTGAAATGACGGCTGGTTTTATCGTGTTCTTGAGTGTATTCAGTTTGTGGTTGTTGCACAAAGGTGTTGGCATAAAAAACTGA
- a CDS encoding heavy metal translocating P-type ATPase metal-binding domain-containing protein, giving the protein MSDKQKQCDLCGLDVEVEGFDLKTTEGDKQFCCEGCKGIYQMLHEDQVLADESENAENN; this is encoded by the coding sequence ATGAGCGATAAACAAAAGCAGTGCGATCTTTGTGGTTTGGATGTCGAAGTAGAAGGTTTTGATCTGAAAACCACCGAAGGCGACAAACAGTTTTGCTGCGAAGGATGCAAGGGCATTTATCAAATGTTACATGAAGACCAGGTGCTAGCAGACGAATCCGAAAACGCGGAAAATAATTGA
- a CDS encoding heavy metal translocating P-type ATPase → MHSESQTYKHFEIQHQLKNRIRIITPVLKNDPERGYIFEILLKKRPEIASVRSVFDIGSVVIEFDSSRFPVKNLLIMLDAVLGNIAQKQPTVKKDKKKQFDGPVQDIDLAVEGMSCASCALLIEMVLNRDERVKNASVNFATQTVNVQGQLSKADVVHQIEKLGYSALMVDTLAQRKKLIEKEQTRIDAARRRFVWAGLLTIPVVGVAMSMATSRWTHWLQFALTTQVVFGTGAQFFTKAYRLAKQRAANMDTLIALGVGSAYGYSVPALFRRRGHVYFEAAAAIITFVLLGRFLEERAKGKAGEAIRKLVDLQPQTATLLRNGQEIVVDVDDVQVGDVMLVRPGERIPTDGRVIFGLSTVDEAMVTGESMPVVKTVGHAVIGGCVNGNGVLHIETTAVGMDTVLAGIVHMVDQAQAAKLPIQKQVDKISAVFVPSVMAISSLTLFGWLLAGAPFAFAFGNAITVLLIACPCALGLATPAAIMVGTGQAAKKGVYIRNGESLEVASKLNAIVFDKTGTITEGKPKVSEVFNMSGLDNHTLVMLAATAERNSEHFLGKAIVEFARDQAIELQECSYFYSETGRGIRADINGYKLLLGNRDWLDSQNIDFAPLDVQADEFAGQGKTPVYMAINGEPAAIFAIADNPRLEAGAAIARLHELGIKTLMVTGDTEKTAYYIADKVGIADVVANAKPDQKLQIIQQLQSEGFQVGMIGDGINDAPALAAANVGFAIGSGTDVAIESADLTLVQGDIGKVTETIELSAFTIRVIKQNLFWAFGYNTIAIPVAALGKLNPMIASAAMALSSVSVIVNSLRLNK, encoded by the coding sequence ATGCATTCCGAGAGTCAAACATACAAGCATTTCGAAATTCAGCATCAGCTGAAGAATCGTATCCGCATCATTACGCCAGTGTTAAAAAACGATCCCGAGCGGGGGTACATTTTTGAAATTTTGCTGAAAAAAAGGCCGGAAATTGCTTCGGTCAGATCGGTGTTCGACATCGGTTCGGTCGTCATCGAATTCGATTCCAGCCGCTTCCCGGTAAAAAATCTGTTGATCATGCTCGATGCGGTGTTGGGTAACATCGCCCAGAAGCAGCCTACGGTTAAAAAAGACAAGAAAAAGCAATTCGACGGGCCGGTTCAGGACATAGACCTGGCTGTGGAAGGCATGAGTTGCGCGTCCTGCGCCTTGTTGATCGAAATGGTGTTGAACCGCGATGAACGCGTCAAAAACGCCAGCGTCAACTTCGCCACCCAGACCGTCAATGTGCAGGGGCAGTTGAGCAAGGCCGACGTGGTACACCAAATCGAAAAGCTCGGCTACAGCGCCTTGATGGTCGATACCTTGGCGCAGAGAAAGAAGCTCATCGAAAAGGAGCAGACTCGAATTGACGCGGCCCGGCGTCGATTTGTATGGGCAGGGCTTTTGACCATACCCGTGGTAGGCGTGGCGATGTCGATGGCGACCTCTCGTTGGACGCACTGGCTGCAGTTTGCCTTGACGACACAAGTCGTTTTTGGTACCGGCGCCCAATTTTTTACCAAGGCTTACCGTTTGGCCAAGCAGCGCGCGGCCAACATGGATACCCTGATCGCCTTGGGGGTGGGCTCGGCTTATGGCTATAGCGTGCCTGCCTTGTTTCGCCGGCGCGGACACGTTTATTTCGAAGCCGCCGCGGCCATCATCACATTCGTATTGCTGGGGCGTTTCCTGGAAGAGCGCGCCAAAGGCAAGGCCGGCGAGGCCATCCGCAAGTTGGTGGACTTGCAACCGCAAACCGCGACCTTGTTGAGAAACGGCCAGGAAATCGTGGTCGATGTGGATGACGTGCAGGTCGGCGACGTGATGTTGGTGCGTCCCGGCGAACGCATCCCCACCGATGGCCGGGTCATCTTCGGTTTGTCCACAGTCGACGAAGCCATGGTCACCGGAGAAAGCATGCCGGTGGTCAAGACGGTAGGGCATGCCGTGATCGGCGGTTGTGTCAACGGAAACGGCGTGCTGCATATCGAAACGACTGCCGTGGGCATGGATACCGTGCTGGCAGGCATCGTGCACATGGTCGATCAGGCGCAGGCCGCCAAATTACCGATACAAAAACAAGTCGATAAAATTTCCGCCGTCTTCGTACCCTCGGTGATGGCAATTTCCAGTTTAACCTTGTTCGGCTGGTTGTTGGCCGGGGCTCCGTTTGCTTTCGCTTTCGGCAATGCGATAACCGTGCTGTTGATTGCCTGCCCGTGCGCACTGGGTTTGGCGACACCCGCGGCGATCATGGTCGGCACCGGGCAGGCGGCCAAGAAAGGGGTTTATATTCGCAACGGCGAAAGTCTGGAAGTCGCCAGCAAGCTCAACGCCATCGTGTTCGATAAAACCGGTACGATCACGGAAGGCAAACCCAAGGTCAGCGAAGTGTTCAACATGTCCGGCCTGGACAATCACACGCTGGTGATGTTGGCGGCGACGGCCGAGCGTAATTCCGAACATTTTCTTGGCAAAGCCATCGTCGAGTTTGCTCGCGATCAGGCCATCGAGTTGCAGGAATGTAGCTATTTCTACAGCGAAACCGGGCGCGGCATTCGCGCAGACATCAATGGCTACAAGTTATTGCTGGGCAATCGCGATTGGCTGGACAGCCAGAATATCGACTTTGCTCCGCTGGACGTGCAAGCCGATGAATTTGCCGGGCAAGGCAAGACGCCGGTTTACATGGCTATCAATGGCGAGCCCGCAGCCATATTTGCGATTGCGGATAACCCGCGCCTGGAAGCGGGGGCTGCGATTGCCAGGTTGCACGAGCTGGGCATCAAGACCTTGATGGTGACCGGCGATACCGAGAAAACCGCGTATTACATCGCCGACAAAGTCGGCATCGCGGATGTGGTGGCCAACGCCAAGCCGGATCAGAAACTGCAGATCATTCAACAGCTGCAAAGCGAGGGTTTTCAGGTTGGCATGATAGGTGACGGCATCAATGACGCGCCGGCATTGGCGGCGGCGAATGTCGGTTTTGCCATCGGTAGCGGTACCGATGTCGCCATCGAATCGGCGGATTTGACCCTGGTGCAAGGCGACATCGGCAAAGTCACCGAAACCATAGAGCTCAGTGCGTTCACGATACGCGTCATCAAACAAAACCTGTTCTGGGCCTTTGGATACAATACCATCGCGATACCGGTCGCTGCGCTCGGTAAACTCAATCCCATGATCGCGTCGGCGGCGATGGCGTTGAGTTCGGTGTCGGTGATCGTCAATTCATTGAGGTTGAACAAGTAA
- a CDS encoding sulfite exporter TauE/SafE family protein has product MENTMEGMDHSAHAMNHGMNHMDHAMHGMAEIAGATGFDYSLAVVAGFLGSGHCLGMCGALVSGYFMKAGKNKSYLPYFAYQFSRISVYTMVGVFAASLGVVLVSSGLFGKLQSILQMLIGCVVIVLALGILGWIPWQGSIRLIPMQTLRKGYATASQKGPVLGAMIAGFLNGLMPCPLTFAMAVKATTATSLLEGGALMLAFGVGTLPMMLFISVAFGKMSAKLRGFMYKSAALIMVFMGLNTIHKGLSFYLDEDFRHSTFLMMVKNSLDQFDHFIDQIMDYIASMITVIQSM; this is encoded by the coding sequence ATGGAAAATACGATGGAGGGCATGGATCATTCCGCGCATGCGATGAATCATGGCATGAATCACATGGACCACGCGATGCACGGCATGGCGGAGATTGCGGGCGCGACCGGTTTTGACTACTCATTGGCCGTGGTGGCCGGTTTCCTGGGCAGCGGCCATTGCTTGGGCATGTGCGGGGCCCTGGTGTCCGGCTATTTCATGAAGGCCGGCAAAAACAAAAGCTACCTGCCGTATTTTGCCTATCAATTCAGTCGCATCAGCGTTTACACCATGGTCGGTGTCTTTGCGGCCTCCTTGGGCGTGGTGCTGGTGTCCAGCGGCCTATTCGGCAAGTTGCAAAGTATTTTGCAAATGCTGATCGGTTGCGTGGTGATCGTGCTGGCCTTGGGCATTTTGGGCTGGATACCTTGGCAGGGCTCGATTCGCTTGATTCCGATGCAAACCCTGCGCAAGGGCTATGCCACCGCCAGCCAGAAAGGCCCGGTGCTGGGCGCGATGATCGCCGGATTTTTGAACGGCTTGATGCCGTGCCCGCTGACCTTTGCGATGGCGGTCAAGGCCACTACCGCGACCAGCCTTTTGGAGGGGGGGGCGTTGATGTTGGCCTTTGGTGTTGGCACTTTGCCGATGATGCTGTTCATCAGCGTAGCCTTTGGCAAAATGAGCGCCAAATTGCGCGGTTTCATGTACAAGTCGGCCGCCCTCATCATGGTGTTCATGGGCCTCAACACCATTCATAAGGGTTTGAGTTTTTATCTGGACGAAGACTTTCGCCATAGCACCTTTTTGATGATGGTCAAGAATTCGCTCGACCAGTTCGATCACTTCATCGATCAGATCATGGATTACATAGCCAGCATGATCACCGTGATTCAGTCCATGTAG
- a CDS encoding SDR family oxidoreductase, translating into MANILVIGCGDIGFRVALALHRQGHRVTGLKRAPPSTPAPFSLIAADIRQAATLSSLATDFDLVLFIVSAGSRQADEYQALYQVGLNNVLAHFASAGRSPRWFMVSSTSVYGQFRGEWVDETSPTEPKTATAQALVAAEQRLWQDDPKHCVVRFSGIYGQGRDWLLRRVASGESIQRQPPSYTNRIHQDDCVAVLLFLIEKQLAGERLQPCYLASDDDPAPLWDVMNWIAEQYDYPRPTALSVPVDANQNKRCRNDRLHTLGYRFLFPSYRDGYGNPAKESA; encoded by the coding sequence ATGGCCAATATTTTAGTCATCGGTTGTGGCGACATTGGGTTCAGGGTAGCCTTGGCGTTACACCGACAAGGCCATCGTGTCACGGGCTTGAAAAGAGCGCCGCCATCGACTCCTGCCCCATTTTCTCTGATCGCCGCCGATATTCGCCAAGCCGCCACGCTGTCTAGTTTAGCGACTGACTTCGATCTGGTGCTGTTCATCGTTTCGGCGGGCAGTCGTCAGGCCGACGAATACCAGGCGCTTTATCAGGTAGGGTTGAATAATGTGCTGGCCCATTTCGCCAGTGCCGGTCGTTCGCCTCGCTGGTTCATGGTGTCTTCAACCAGTGTCTATGGGCAATTTCGTGGGGAATGGGTCGATGAAACAAGTCCCACTGAACCCAAAACAGCCACCGCGCAAGCGCTGGTGGCCGCCGAGCAGCGCTTATGGCAGGACGATCCCAAGCATTGCGTCGTGCGATTTTCCGGAATCTATGGGCAGGGCCGCGATTGGTTGTTGCGGCGCGTGGCGAGCGGCGAAAGTATTCAGCGGCAACCGCCCAGTTATACCAATCGCATTCACCAGGATGATTGCGTGGCGGTTTTGCTGTTTTTGATTGAAAAGCAATTGGCGGGCGAGCGGTTGCAGCCTTGCTATCTAGCCAGTGACGATGATCCCGCGCCCCTGTGGGACGTGATGAATTGGATCGCCGAGCAATACGATTATCCACGTCCAACCGCCTTGTCAGTACCCGTCGATGCCAATCAGAACAAGCGCTGCCGCAATGACCGCCTGCACACGCTAGGGTATCGGTTTTTGTTTCCGAGCTACCGTGACGGGTATGGAAATCCCGCGAAAGAAAGCGCTTGA
- a CDS encoding ABC transporter ATP-binding protein, whose translation MATKSKQTHFRRADTAPPLPTDTVGFILYCLKRFRRLIFLMLLLETGQAAGGILVPYAIKALMDNVYSQVGAEFSWEAFKQPLLLLVGLNVAEILFSRSSGAVLIIIGPRIRQRTSRLLYAYLQQHAPRYFANHFAGSLAHRISETAQSVNHTAWSVLFDFWPISVTFTVSVILLLNVHTGLGGFVAGWVFLYVATSYWLATRCQPYAQNYAATRSLVNGKIVDAVTNMLNAKLFARLAHEREYLDGFLETEVREGQRTFWYMERVRWFQFTAAALLKIGTIAYALMLWRQAEIGVGDFAMSTGLALLIIGDARNLTRRFLEFFEYVGNVANGIDTIVKPHEIVDVSHAKPLQVTQGRIEFRDVCFAYEPGRPVFENLNVVIEPGQRVGLVGFSGSGKSTFVSLILRNFEPQSGCILIDGQDVCQMTQDSLHQQVSLIPQDPSLFHRSLQENIAYGRPWANDEQIREAARLAHADAFIDAMPDGYDSLVGERGVKLSGGQRQRIAIARVMLKDAPILILDEATSSLDSVTEKTIQENLDRVMGRKTVIAIAHRLSTIAHLDRILVFDQGRIVEDGSHEALLAQKGFYHRLWAMQAGGFLPEEQEWRPSDEE comes from the coding sequence ATGGCAACGAAATCCAAGCAGACTCATTTTCGCCGTGCCGACACGGCGCCGCCATTGCCGACCGATACGGTTGGCTTCATTTTGTACTGCCTGAAAAGGTTTCGGCGACTGATCTTTTTGATGCTGTTGCTGGAAACCGGGCAGGCGGCGGGCGGCATTTTGGTGCCTTATGCGATCAAGGCCCTGATGGATAACGTTTACAGTCAGGTCGGCGCGGAATTTTCCTGGGAAGCGTTCAAGCAGCCGCTGCTGTTGCTGGTCGGGCTCAATGTAGCCGAGATTCTGTTCAGCCGCTCGAGCGGCGCGGTGCTGATCATCATTGGGCCGCGCATCCGGCAGCGTACCAGTCGTTTGCTGTATGCCTATCTACAGCAACATGCACCGCGTTATTTCGCCAATCATTTCGCCGGCAGCCTGGCGCACCGGATCAGCGAAACCGCGCAAAGCGTCAATCATACGGCCTGGTCGGTATTGTTCGATTTCTGGCCCATCAGCGTGACGTTCACGGTTTCCGTGATTCTGCTGTTGAATGTGCATACCGGCTTGGGTGGATTCGTCGCCGGTTGGGTGTTTTTATACGTTGCTACTTCGTATTGGCTGGCGACACGTTGTCAGCCTTATGCGCAAAACTATGCGGCTACCCGAAGTTTGGTCAACGGTAAGATCGTCGATGCAGTGACCAATATGTTGAATGCCAAATTATTCGCCCGCCTGGCGCATGAGCGGGAGTATCTGGATGGTTTTCTGGAAACCGAGGTGAGGGAAGGCCAGCGTACCTTCTGGTATATGGAACGGGTGCGGTGGTTTCAGTTTACCGCGGCGGCACTGTTGAAAATTGGCACCATCGCTTATGCGCTGATGCTTTGGCGGCAGGCTGAGATCGGCGTCGGCGATTTTGCGATGAGTACCGGTCTTGCCTTGTTGATCATCGGCGATGCCCGTAACTTGACGCGGCGTTTTCTGGAGTTTTTCGAATATGTCGGCAATGTCGCCAATGGCATCGACACCATCGTCAAGCCGCACGAAATCGTGGACGTCAGCCATGCCAAACCCTTGCAAGTCACGCAAGGGCGTATCGAGTTTCGCGACGTCTGTTTTGCCTATGAACCGGGGCGGCCGGTGTTCGAAAACCTCAACGTGGTCATCGAGCCTGGTCAACGCGTGGGCTTGGTCGGTTTTTCGGGGTCGGGCAAATCGACTTTCGTCAGCTTGATATTGCGCAATTTCGAGCCGCAATCCGGTTGCATTCTGATTGATGGCCAGGACGTTTGTCAGATGACTCAGGATTCCCTGCATCAACAAGTCAGTCTGATTCCGCAAGATCCCAGCCTGTTTCACCGCAGCTTGCAAGAGAACATCGCTTATGGACGCCCTTGGGCCAATGACGAACAGATTCGTGAGGCCGCGCGACTGGCGCATGCCGACGCTTTCATCGACGCGATGCCGGATGGCTATGACTCGCTGGTCGGCGAGCGCGGCGTCAAGTTGTCGGGAGGTCAACGCCAGCGTATTGCCATCGCTCGCGTGATGCTGAAGGATGCACCGATATTGATCCTGGATGAAGCGACTTCCAGCCTGGATTCCGTCACCGAAAAAACCATACAGGAAAATCTCGATAGAGTGATGGGGCGGAAAACGGTGATTGCAATTGCGCACCGCTTGTCGACCATTGCGCATCTGGACAGAATCCTGGTGTTCGATCAGGGGCGTATCGTCGAGGACGGCAGTCATGAAGCCTTGCTGGCGCAAAAAGGTTTTTATCACCGCTTATGGGCCATGCAGGCCGGCGGTTTCTTGCCCGAGGAGCAGGAATGGCGTCCGTCCGATGAGGAGTGA
- a CDS encoding M14 family metallopeptidase, which translates to MIKEFNNLPTGLLEIAVEDLHTLIPGPALFHLPGKSADSLFVSVLLHGNEPTGFLAVQRLLQKYHGQTLPRGMTLFFGNTQAARVSLRRLDQQPDFNRIWPGTALPDSPETAWARRIYEIMRRRGVFASIDVHNNTGLNPHYACLNKLDEDFLHLGALFGRLLVYFTHPKGVQSGAFAEFCPAVTLECGRPDQPHGVEHAFQFIDDCLHLRQFPAHPIPRHDVDIYHTVAQVTVADSASFAFNDAEADLCLNQDMERMNFTEIQAGTAFGEVKGDLMPVIARDNDGNPVTERFFQLSDGQLQITRPTMPSMLTLNERVIRQDCLCYLMERISP; encoded by the coding sequence ATGATCAAGGAATTCAATAATCTGCCCACGGGGCTGCTGGAGATCGCGGTCGAGGATTTGCACACGCTGATTCCGGGGCCTGCGTTATTTCATTTGCCCGGTAAAAGCGCCGATAGTCTGTTCGTGTCGGTGCTACTGCACGGCAATGAGCCGACGGGTTTTCTGGCCGTGCAAAGGTTATTGCAGAAATATCACGGACAAACATTGCCGCGGGGGATGACGTTGTTTTTTGGCAATACCCAGGCGGCGCGGGTCAGTTTGCGGCGACTTGATCAGCAACCGGATTTCAATCGCATTTGGCCGGGTACTGCTTTGCCGGACTCGCCGGAGACCGCTTGGGCGAGGCGGATATATGAAATCATGCGGCGGCGAGGCGTGTTTGCCAGTATCGACGTGCATAACAATACCGGTCTGAATCCGCATTACGCCTGTTTGAATAAATTGGATGAGGATTTTTTGCATCTTGGCGCGCTGTTCGGGCGCTTGCTGGTGTATTTCACGCATCCCAAGGGCGTGCAATCGGGTGCCTTTGCCGAATTCTGTCCTGCCGTGACGCTGGAATGCGGTCGCCCCGATCAGCCGCACGGTGTCGAGCATGCGTTCCAGTTCATCGATGATTGTCTGCATCTGCGGCAATTTCCGGCGCATCCTATCCCCAGGCATGACGTCGATATCTATCACACCGTCGCGCAGGTGACCGTGGCGGACAGCGCCAGTTTCGCTTTCAATGATGCCGAGGCCGATTTATGCCTGAATCAGGATATGGAACGGATGAATTTCACCGAAATTCAGGCCGGCACGGCGTTTGGTGAAGTCAAGGGCGATCTGATGCCGGTGATCGCCAGGGATAATGACGGCAATCCCGTCACCGAGCGGTTTTTTCAATTGAGCGATGGGCAATTGCAAATCACCCGGCCGACCATGCCGTCCATGTTGACGCTGAACGAACGCGTCATTCGACAGGACTGTTTGTGTTACCTGATGGAGCGTATATCGCCTTGA